From Clarias gariepinus isolate MV-2021 ecotype Netherlands chromosome 1, CGAR_prim_01v2, whole genome shotgun sequence:
tgggataggctccaggccccacagtaaccctgaatacaggataaaggggtataaaagatgagtgagtgatagagcaggaaataaaataactaaaacatGCAGTGATGGAAACATGAGTCTTTTAGGATCAGGCTAAAGAACCACTACATTATTGTATTCAAAGCATTACCAATTCGTATCCAACACATAATATGCAAACACATATGATAATTTGACTAAAGTATGTGACTACACTTTGTCTAAACCACAGCTGTGTGTCTACTCAATCTAGCTAATGAATGTAGTACccattttttttgtgtcgtcttgttttgtttttgccccCTATCTGGTCCCGTTTTCCTTTAGCCTGGTGTGATAAGAATGTGAGAAAAAGATTAATTGAGGACATGGCCAAAAATAGCATTCTCCAGAAAGGGAAAGTCTACATCTATCTGCCCATGTGTAATATTAGCTGTACGTCTTCTCATTCCAAATATAGATTTGCCAGGTTTCACTAAATTTtggcaataaaaacaaacaaagacaggGATAAatcacaacaaacaaacaaataaaggtCAATCCGTGAAATCAACAGACAATCCAGTGTGTAATCTGGCTGAAAATAAACTGCTGCTGccacaagaaaaaaacacagtagTTGGGGTCAAAATAACATGCAAGCAAAACATCagcttaaaatataatttacagttacagttaatatacaaaCAATTGTACAAACATAGCCAGGCCACAGTGTATAGCTAATCTAATTATCTTACTTACTTTGATAAATGTTAGTTGCGGTTTGTGTACGTATAGTTTCATTAAGATAAGCAAAAAGAACTTATATTGTAGCAGAGTGAAAAAGTCTATAATATTCTAAGCTGGCTGAATAATGAGTGCTATATTTTTCAACAGTAATCATCATTTGGGTTGTTTGGGCATAAAAGATTTTGTATGACAAATCATTctgaatacataaatatattaacACTGGATACTTTCAGAACTGCTGGatgaaattaaatatgtaaGTGCAAATAAACTAGATGAAGAGCCACGAACAAAGCCTTATCGGCTTTAACATATGGAACATTACTTCCTTGCCAGAGCACTTGTCAAAACACAGGAAGTTTACTGATAAAATTCTCTCTAAAGCTCACTCAACATTGTTGGAATAATTTGCGTAGGACAAAATTCACAAGTTACAATTTTAGCTATAGCTTACATTCTCTTAATGCGTCTCAGCGTCCGGAGTAAACTGAGGAACATATCTGGCACAATTTTGGTTCTGTATAtgcctcccttttttttttttttttttacaaaataaacgtTATTAATTAGATGAGATACCAATGTTGCTATTTGCCTACTGAAATTGATATTTATTAGCTAATTCAGATATGAACAGTTACCTGCAAAACTAAGTGCGCTTCAGCCTTTTTGAAAACAGCCTAAAATTTGTAGAGCAAATGCAGGTCTTCTACTCAGGATGCAGTGACTATGAATGGCTAGAACAAAGACATataattcaatttttttctttttgtggatGATTCACTCATCAAGAACAAGCATATCTACAAACTAAGTAGATATGTTAGATCTTTCTGTCATAGTTTTCTGCAGGTGTACTGATGCATTTCTATCAAATCCTCCAAGAAAatcctgacaaaaaaaaaaaaatgaaaggagtCATTTATGAGACCTAGCATGTTTTTGATAACTGCTTGGCCAAAGGATGACTATCAAACTAGCTGCAATGGTCTCAGAAATAAAAGCACATGATTAATTGTGTGCCTGAAATGGTGTTTTAAaaggatttctttaaaaaaaaaaaaaaaaaaaaacttgtttaaaatatCTGAGAATAGTGTGTGTTGGGGCAGTAAAATAGGGCAAGTTTGTTCTGGGCTACTCACACTATAAGAGTACAGTGCTCTTTAAAAGCAGTACTACAGTATTACTCTGGGGACACTTTACATACAACTAACTTGTAAGTCAGCCAGATGACCACAGTTGGTCAGATATGAGTTTTGAGTTTGTGAACATTCTCAGTGACCCTGAAATTTTAGTgataaaaactacagcaggtATGGCAGCACATCTGTGggtgtactgtaggtgtaacATAGATTGTCTTTAACCAGACATAATGGTCCGCTTTCTGTCTAACAGGTTCACACTGGGAGGATACTTTGGGTGTTCAATTGGAAAATCCACAGCTGTGACAGATAAACACATACCACTGAAGCATTCACTAAAATGCCACTAAACTGCTGTGAAAATAATCCACCCTTTAAAAATAGCTATTCACTGGGTGAAGGTAGATATAGATCATTTTCAAATTTGTCCATAAATAACTCTAAAAGTTAAAACTTGGCTCTTATTTCAGTAGTTCCTTAGCTAGCTATGCTAAGAGGTTAAACTAGAGGAAGGTGTATATAGTTCTTGCGCAAAGCTATCGACACAAACGGCTCTGACACTTTCGACACATCAAATATTCTGACCTCTCTCCTACATACCAATTAAAACACACTGAGCTAAATAACTTCCAGCATTataaattacttaaatattttgtattcatttataCACCATGTTGTCACCGATGACGGGGTTTTGTTAGAACAATTCATTGCGGTTTTGTTAGAATCTGAACAAGCTAGCTACAAGCTGCTCTGGTCGCTTTAGCTCATCCGGTAACGTGAGCCGACAAAGTCTCTACTGAATTAACTTACCATTTTCTAGGCTTCTCAAGCGTGTCCGACACAATGGAAATATacgaaaaaaatgttttacgtaGAAACGCAAGATACTAGTTTTTCATGTCTATTTTACACTCTTAGTAGTTGAGTGGGTTCAAAAAAAGCCCCATTGAGGCTGGAAAGGAAGCGTCATCGTCTGTCTGTGCGCATGCGCACTGCGTGATAATGCTTAAAGAGGCTTCTTTCGTGTAGGGAATTCGTGCCATGGCTCGGTAACCATCACTTATGATGGTTTAATTGTCACCGTCACTTATGCGATTTAATTGTCATTCCGTGTGCAGGCGACACTGTTGTACTGTTGTGGTTTTGAATCAGCTTTTTTGTGATAGATGTTAGTAAGCCTGTCGTGGATTAGATGTTGTTGCTATAACAAAGTCGTAGGCTGATTTTGGTTTCCATGGTGATGGGACTCGGACGATCTTACGTATGCGTTTGCAAAAAAGAGGAGGGGGTGCGGGGGGGTTAATGCCAACTTCATTTGCAAAGTAATATTTTGGGAGAATATACCAAAATGTCCAactgtaattcacaaattattGTTTATCCCTAGTGGGATTCTGTCCAAAACTCCTTAATGATTTTAGTTCTACATTTTCAGGTTTCAAAGACCTCTTTTTAAATGATGCCTTAgtgcacattattatttttaatgtattttattattatatggcaTTTTAAGGTCGTGCTACACACTACATAAGGAAAATACTTATAGAAATCCCACAATGCAATGCAGTGGTCCAAGTGATTTACCCAATTAGGTCCAATAACTGGGACTCATACATACTTGACCACACATAAAAAAGTTTTGTAGAGAAATACTGTACTGAAATACTCATCCGATGACCATATTTAGCAAtggcacgctctctctctctctctctctctctctctctctctctcagtatgAACACCAGGTGTCCTCAGTTGCAAATGAAACACCAAAAGGAGCGAAGAAGCATGCTGagtttttcattaaaaagtatgtttattacattttaataataactctcaatgtacaaatatgtcattttcacacatataaAAGTTttcacatataaataaatacaggtttttaaaaaaatacaatttgcattgaatataatatgtaaaataaacatcatgATAGCAAAACATTTTAGCAAATTTTAGACATCATGTTCTTGCAGGTTTAAAACTACTGTTTCAAAATACTTCTTTTAAAGTCATAATCTttataaaagcctttaaaaaattGCCCATATAGTCCTACAACAATAGTAACATTTGCCTCATCCttcatttacaaataatttttacagtgccatcccccccacacacattgCGCAATAAAATCCTTAATGATAAATTATTTCCAGTTAATGCAGTGAGGCTTTTTaatcaaacaaattaattaatttcaaaataCTCATCTTATTAACCCATTTGTTGAGGTTAACATTTCAAAGTGCACTTTTTAGTGGGGTCTCTGGGTTGCATTTTTGCTACTTTATCTTGTTTCCAAACCTGCACTGACTCAGTAGTAATTTGTTAGAAGACAGTGACAGTAATCTTCTTAGTGCTTATGGGATTGCTAATGATCCTGAGGTTGGTTTACTTGACCAATGAATAGCACAGCATCTGTGGAATTAAACAGagaattcagatttttttaaaaaagaaagaaattgctAGCAAAGTCCTATTCACAAATAGCTGAAAACAAATCTAACCTGTTGGCTTGTGTTGTATGAGAAACAGGAATGGACGATTTAAAATGTGCTCCGGTATGGCCATGCGAGAGTAGATGATGATACCTAAAATAGATAAAACAATGTGATTTGTAAACACCTTTGCTTTATATTTAAGAAAGCATTGCAACTATTGTAGAAGGAAGTTATGTGTACCTCCAGCAGAAGATCCTTTGGTTCCCTCTTCATTAACCTCAATCTTTACTCTTTGTAAGACCTTAGATACATACAATGGCTCTTCAGCTAAAGgtgaagagaaaataaaaaaatacattattaatgcaaataaatgcaaaaagcaAAAGCAATTGTGAAAGCAATATATTCAAACATTCCCTTGCTTACAAGTCATATGGGAGAAATCAGCCTTAGATTGACTGAAGATGTTGCCAAGACCCAGTTTTCTTAGTGCTGACTTCAGATCAACTTCTACGTCTAAGGAAAATCTGGACAAAGTATTGACACAAACACCAGCATTAGGCTTACATAATGTAAAGCTCAAAGAGTTAATACCTGCAGTGTAATGTGTTAATTTTACCTGGGAATCATCAACTCTCGAGAAACTTTCCTCAACTGCTTCCTCCATTCCTGGATTTTGTTACTGCTTAGCTCGTTGGTTAGGGCGGAAAGAGGTACATCCTTCTCGAAAGATGATATGATGAGCATGCTCATTGAGTCTCCATCATATGGCACCTCAATAACATCATATTCAATGCCCTCCTTTGTAATAAAATCACCTGGTTGGAGCgaaagcaatatttaaaacaatgttggCTGGATACTACttagaaaaaaacagttatgtTAAGTTATTAATTCACTTATCTACTTAAATATCTATATTAAATCATACATTCattaatacatttgcatttttcttccttACCGTAGTTGAACTTTTGCGTTGATCTCATCATTGGCACTGACACTGTACTGCCGTTAGCTACGTGAAAGGTTGCCTCTGCAGTCAGTTTAGGGTCAAAGGGGTTCTTCCAAAGCCCATGGAAGTGAAGACCATTCAACAGCACCAATCGTGTCTGGTCACTTAATGCTCCAGACTGTAGGAAATTTGGGATCATGcctaagcaaaaaaataaataaatgaggaaTGAGAACTTCAAGAATTTTAAAGACTTGTTTTATGGTCTTCTTTAGAATTACAGATTCATTACAATTTCAAACGTGTTTTAGAATGCAGCTTGGACTTATAATATTATAGAATTTTAGAATATTTCTGTTTGCGTTTAAGAGTTATTAGACTTAAATGACTTAAAATCAACACTCAATCCAGCACCCAAATtcacattacacacaaacacacctccaGTGTTGTCTGACATCCAGGAGTTGATGACATCCACGGCTGTTTCAGGATTGCTGAAGTCCACCTGGTGTGGCACACTCTGAAAAGCCTTTAATAGGCTACGTCTGAAGTCTTTTTCCAAGATTACCTTCCTGCCCACCATTATGCCACTTGCCACTTCCACTCCTTCTTCACTTGCCAGGTCTCTCTGAAGAAGCCTTTGTTGATGTGACATTCCATGATCTATGCATGAAAGGAAATGTAAGAAGTagttaaaatgcataaaatgatTTTGATGCTACATACACAAATTGATTATATTTTAGACTGTTGTTCTGAGACCTACCTTTCAGAGAGTAGCCCATGCGTCGTTTGAGAGTCTTTAAAGTGATACCGTTGGCTCCCAGCTGAGCCATCCCCAGCATGGAGGAGAGACCATATGGAGACAGAAGGAGATTTTGATGTGGATGGGCTTGGGCAGCTTTTGAAAAAACACGGAGTCCAAAATCTGTCTGCTGCTCCTGCAGGCGATTACCCAGAGCTGGCCCACAAAAGGCGACGATCAATAGTACACATAGGCTCTGCATCCTGTTTTGAGAGGGACAAAACATGCTATTTAGCTTTTAAGTAATTGCACAACTAATACTGAACTGAATCAAACAACCCAGGAAATAATGTCCACTGAAAGCAGATAAGGATAATATGACACTATTACATATTTTCTCTATTGATTAAGACAAACTTGATGAACATTTTAGTGTATTCCTATGTTTGAATACATTTGTTTTGATATATTTTTCCCACAGGTTATAATATACACACAATTTAAATGCCATGTTTCCATTTGGCTGCCTTGACTCACCTTTCTTTTTCTCAAAAGGTTCTTTCTTAACTGTCCAAAAATACACTGAACCAGTTACATGAGCTGTGCTTGTAATGCCAAGAAAAAACTTTCTGTCTCAAGTCTAAGCACTACACCACAATGgacattactattattattattattattattattattataaatctatTTCCAAACCTAGATGACATTGTGGTTTTGGTCCACTGAAGTGGCTGGACACATTTTCTTGGCTTACAAGATAAACCACTTGTTaagttttataatattataaatttattagTAAACATAATTGCTTTTAAATTTTACCACAGACATCACACAAATATATGAAgattaaatgtgctctttttgTGTATATTACCAAACAAATCAACTTTACAATACAAGTGCTTATGTCCCTTCCCTATCATTTATTAACTCACTAGCAAAGTAAATATGGCAATACATGTAAgtcactttatttttaaagcatgcaAACAGCTAACTTCAGAATCAAACACTGTATGATAGTTAAAATCATTACCTTAAAGTAAGCCTTGTAGGTGTCTTCAGTGAACTAATCTTGCAGACTGTCTTCTGGATTTGCCTGGCAGACATGAGCTGAGTCTCAGCAAATATCTGGCGTATTTAAAGGACTCAAAGCTCCTCCTATCTAGCTAACGGAAGTTGTGAAGTCATATCTGTCTGCCTTTTCAGTCTGCCCCTATCCCTCCTCCCCTGCTTTCACTTTACTTCAcacagacatgaaaaaaaatcctcagtAATGTCAATTGAACTAAAGATTCACTGGATTTGGCAGGATATTAAATTCAGtggacttgtgtgtgtgtgtgtgtgtgtgtggctcataatttaattactaaaTACTTCACTACACATTAACTATTACACACAAAATTATTAGACAGTATATTTTCTTAGTGCCAGGCTCAGACTTATACAGTCAGACTGCGGACTTACCCTCAGACATCAGTCTTACGTAATCATGTATTACTtagacacaaacacagataAGATGGGAAgcaaatttaacaaatgttttgaaaatataTTAACAATATTCTTATTAAATCAGCCTTTGTCATTATAATTTTCAAATGTCATTAAGATGAGAGTTCATACTGAAAATAACCACAAGATTCTGTCCCAAACTAATCTCACTGGCTCGATCCTCCGGTGAAGGTGACACACTGTATTGTTATTATATGTCCTAGAGAATAAGCATTCCAGGCCACATGCTCATGGAGAGGCTCATGAGATACTTGAGTTCACTAACATGACTGATCTGGTTGTGTCTGGTGACACAATGATGAGAAAACAGGTGATATATAAAATGCAGAGAACTGTGCTTTGTATCATGTTTTGAGCAACCATGTGTGGCATAATAATTTGAACTGACTTGATATTCTTGTTTCTACATTAAGTTTTAAATTATGAGTAGAGGATACCGGAATTAAAACTAGAGCCAACTATTAAACCAACCTCTTGAGGGGTTTAATCACACTGAGTAAtttaaaatagaagaaaatgcttttccaaaaaaatacaGGGTAATAATTAAATGGTTAAGTATTATACTTTAATTATAACTGCATGTTAGATgagatgataaaataaaattataaaattagcaACACTCTAATTGAGTGATGTCACACAATGACACATTTTAGATGCCTACATGAGCATAATATCAAATTATTGCAATCATTTCCTTTCCATATCATTAATAAACTATTTTTAGCTGAGGTACACAGTTTTTCCAAAATAGCAGCATTCCAGATTACAAATGGAAATAGACCACAAGTCCAGACCCCAGAAAGATCGCCCACCTATTTCACATTACAGACAAACATGGGAACGCTAACTTGTGACTCATCGTTACCATATGGGCCAAAAACTTAGGGGATTCTGGAAAATCCATTAACTTAAGCCACCTTCTGGAGGAAACACAGAATCTCTTTTACGTGATATAAAACCACTCTTCAGTTTGCTCTTTACATTACTATATAACTTGTGTTTTTTCATCAACAGTTAAAATTCTTTGTTGTCTAGGCAAAAAGCACTCCTGAAAGCATTCAGATTTGTTTCCAGTGTTTACCTAATTATacaaacattacattaaaaaatacataattttttttcccagtaacTATTATATTTTGGAATATTAATACATAGTATGATGTACAGGTACTCCTGGTACATAAATGGCTTAATAAACAAGGAACCAAGTATGTACAATGTTACTTTGGGCAATGCCCTGTTCATATAGaaccagaaaacaaaataaagtatCTGTTCATGAAGACACAAATTCATGAGTTCTCTCCTGTTGATTTACTGTATAACCCAAATAGAACCTTGTAATACAAGGGTcacaaaatgacattaaaactaTGAACAACATGGATCAGATTATTGTTAATGTTACAATACAATGCCCACTATACTAGATATATACTATACAATCTCTTTTATACAATAACCACAACTTCAGAACATCtagaaatgtatgtattttaatcACAACTGCCTACAcaaatgatatactgtatttatatgcacctaaataaactgattaaaaataaGATCAAGGTTAAATcagaatatttttgttaattattaaattttaatgtaattgttACTTTTTTAGCTAGGTACAGCAAACAATCAATAAATCTCTGAAAATGCAGCCTAAATTATAAAAGTTTATTGCTCAGTGAGAACCCATCTGGTTTGGTATAAGTTTTGGTGACAATTTTAAACTATTAAGGTATTTGGCAgactaaaaaagaataaaccaaTGTGCCTTCCTTGACAAAACCTTAAAGGACACCCAGTACAAATAGTATCTTTTTTTGtgttacaccacacacacagagtttaaatatagttgaaaaGCTCTTACTGTTTTCCCTGCCTTAGCTCAACTTTCCATTTCTCAAAAGTCTTATTCACAATTGTTTAGCAACATGAGGAGTTCACTCAGATGCCACTTTTGTTTGCTTTCATCCATCTGACATTTTGACCCTACTTGACATAGTGGCTATCAGATTTAACAGTGataacacacactaatacaatGTCCTTTATAATAATGGACATTTATATCTGCTTTGATAGTGGGTAAAAATGACAAGCAAAAGCTTAAGTGGGAGAAAGCAGAAGCACTGTGGGTGTGTTCAAGGCTATGAAAGAGAGAAGGAACTTCTGTCTGCAGTACAATGTGCACTCTATTGGATCTCTGACCCCATAGTAAACATGACAGAGAGTAAGAGATGTGTCAACTGACAGTGACTCTATACTTCCACTCTTCATACCAATGTTAGAAAAAGATGGAACCTAATAAattttttcacatacagtaaatggaattatctgtaggttttttttatgcatacatGGTACCTTGATGAAACTACAATGTATCCAATCTTCCATGATGCATTCATACTCACTGTATTCCTCAAAAACACAATTTGAAGCTTCTAATGTGTCATAAGTGTCGAGAGACATCATAATGCTAAATAAAGTTTAACATCATTTGAACGTATCGTAAAACCAGTAACTATTCACATGGGACCTAGAGCCAATACATTTAACAACTAGTAACACAGAGTTCAGTAACTGCTCAGTAATTCCAAAGTTTCTTAACGCTTAATCAGATTTGAAGTATGCAGTTATGGTCAAAATATTCAGCACAGGATGTGACCAATAGAGCAaaagaatgggaaaaaaagagaaaaaaaaacttccattcAGGAACAAAGAATGTTCTTTGAAGTGATTATATTAGCTTTGGGATAGTGAGAGTGATTAAAATGTGTGGTGAATATACACAGACAAACCAAAAATTTCAATCAGACAACACTGCCACAGAAATGTGCTTTACTTATTAAGACTGAACAGCATCTGTTAGTATGACAATGGAGTGAGCTGACCATGTCACTTTCACAAGCCCAGATTTTTAGCAAGGTAAGCCTTTCATGGCAGGTTTATGAAAAATACATATTGCTAAAGACAATGTCTCATAATGGGGTCCATATTTATCATCTAAATAACGAAATATTAAATTTGGACTCTGTAGGCTCTCTTGAACTTAACACTGGCAAGTTGTTTGTTTCAAACATGGTACTAATGGTACATCTTTACCAAACAACCTTTTATAAATCagacactttaaataataaGTAACAATAAGTAGAATTCTTGCTTAGGACatacttttttaaagtttcaGCAGCAATTTTGTAACCTCAATGTACTATAACTAAGCAGAAATGTTTAATCCACTTTTGGCCTTGTTGTTTCACTGACTTTCATCTAGTTGCACATGACTGGTGTTCAATCTCCCCATGTGATGAAAAAAGGATTAGTTCAGCAACTAACACTGTTATATGGGTGGCTGGATGTCCAAAAGGGTACAGATTGTATGAACTTGTTTTGTGGTTGAGGTGACTAAGGCAAGAGGTTGCACAAACTGTAAACTGAAGTCCATATCTCTCCCTCATCTATTTGTACATGAACACACCAGACCTCAGACAGACACATAGGGGTGAGTAACACATTACATGTACATTGTTGTtccatgttaaataaaaacctataatatatatgtatatattatgtcttatatgatataatatatattttgattttatgtaaGGTATGCAAATAGCTTTCAGTCCACTATCAATGGAACTCGTTCAGAGGTTTTGGAAAGAAATTTCTGTGTGTaaacactgtatgtgtgtatgtagtgcGCTGTGGTCCCATTAAGGATGTGTTCCCTGGATAGGATCCAGATCTCCACAACCCTGACCAGGAAAAAGTGAACTCATGATGTTCAATCGCAGTCTGAAATaggattataataaaataataattaatgcaaattatctctgatttgtttaattatgcCTTCTTTAACTTGTGATTATTATGTTAAAGAGTTCTCATGCCACAGGAGAAATACCtggttttacttatttaattcgTCAGACTAATCAGACTAGACTGGCTCCCATCTGGCTGAAATGAAAACCTGCAGCCACACAAGCCCTTTGTGAATATGTTTGGACAACTCTGTATAAAGTATTACAACACTCTAAAGTATTTTTTAGAACGCATGACTACACAAACATTCTGCATTGACTAGCATTAAACATAACAGTTGGGTAAAAAAAGAGACCTTGCTACCATTCCCTTTAATCAAAGCACAGTCATCTGCACACACATGCTATTACTTACCACCACATGACATTTATAGGCACAGAGAAAAGACATACAAACTGGTACTTTTTTTGGCAAAGTACAAAgacattgaattaaaaaaataaatacatttaaaaaattacagttgaattctttctctttgtttaaTAGCTTTTGTTTCTTTCAAAGCTAATGGCTTGGAaatctatatttttaaaaaacttggtACTTTCCTGTTGCACATGAGGAGATGCACATTGTGCACAGGCCTAATGACTTCCAGACAGTTACATAATATACTTTGCTCTGTGTTGTCTGGACATGCACCTTAGAGACTCACTGAACCAAGATACACACCCTgtacacaaataataataaaaaaaaaactaaacctgtAGAAACATATTCTAGTACGGAGCAGATCAAATAAATCATACCCTGTCATGGTTTGAGGCATTCACAAGTAAATATTTAACCATTCTTGGAGTTAGCTAGGAGGCATTTAACTTCCTGTTCAATCTctcagtttttctttcttcaggCTTAGTTGCTGACATTATGTGTATAACATTTGTGGCTATGCTAATATGTAGCACACACAGCCAAGTATATTAAATAGTATTTATTATGTTTCCcagaataaaaaaggaataccGTGAGAGATATTTGTAAAAGTCTACCACTGAAACAAGTAATTTTGCGGCACAATGAGAAAATAACACACAATTAAAGTTTGCTAAAATAAATCCCCTAAATGCCTCATTTCAACTTAAAATGTGGGATTAAATAGCTTGACAAATATAGAGCTATTACagggacaaataaaaaaaactgtacaaagtacaaaatggaaaatattatataacacATTGAATATGAGTAAAGAACATGTTTTGGAATAACAAcacaaaataagaaacaaatcataatgaTATTATGTACATGTGTCAACTAAACATGCATCTGTTGCTCATTATCTCCAAAGAAAAGTACATTACATTCTACATTATATATCTACATTTTACTTTACAATCACTGAACGTTTTCGAAAAGTAAGTCAGTAATTGTACAGTTTGAAAGCAGCCTGCAGGTATAACACCCTTTTTTTTACCACGTTTAGCTCACATTGGAAGCACTCTTCCGATCAATGTAAGTCATGAATGAAGCAGAAATGTAGGAGAACTGTAtcattgtatttaattaaaattcttcACTACcacttacatttaaatttactgGATTTAGGAGTTAGCAAACATGCTTATCCTAAGAAGTTTACGAAGGTTCTTAAATTATCCCAACATTCCCCCTTTGCTTTCATAAATTGTTTTACtgttctgggaaggctttctaTGTGATTTAGAAGCATGGCTCTAAGGAT
This genomic window contains:
- the serpine1 gene encoding plasminogen activator inhibitor 1, with amino-acid sequence MSARQIQKTVCKISSLKTPTRLTLRMQSLCVLLIVAFCGPALGNRLQEQQTDFGLRVFSKAAQAHPHQNLLLSPYGLSSMLGMAQLGANGITLKTLKRRMGYSLKDHGMSHQQRLLQRDLASEEGVEVASGIMVGRKVILEKDFRRSLLKAFQSVPHQVDFSNPETAVDVINSWMSDNTGGMIPNFLQSGALSDQTRLVLLNGLHFHGLWKNPFDPKLTAEATFHVANGSTVSVPMMRSTQKFNYGDFITKEGIEYDVIEVPYDGDSMSMLIISSFEKDVPLSALTNELSSNKIQEWRKQLRKVSRELMIPRFSLDVEVDLKSALRKLGLGNIFSQSKADFSHMTSEEPLYVSKVLQRVKIEVNEEGTKGSSAGGIIIYSRMAIPEHILNRPFLFLIQHKPTDAVLFIGQVNQPQDH